In Hippoglossus stenolepis isolate QCI-W04-F060 chromosome 13, HSTE1.2, whole genome shotgun sequence, a single genomic region encodes these proteins:
- the ankrd10b gene encoding ankyrin repeat domain-containing protein 10b: MSAGVESGFSSEEVLNSRFPLHRACRDGDVGALCSLLQCTSNPADLSVEDTFYGWTPVHWAAHFGKLECVMRLVQVGCGVNAVTSRFAQTPTHIAAFGGHPKCLLWLLQAGADINRQDYVGETPIHKAARAGSLECINALLIQGAKADVRNASGLTAADLAHAQGFQECAEILSNAQNFQQNMVLSHNGTILNGMSQNGGHIQGRSFMNGVPNRKRSFDGMEANPGKKARPNGMSMPPEMLNGSRPLGGAGETQMESMNMELMATVTSVAGEGPCKDLWSNGHNEPQPPLGFDVAAEILYGDWPEINSSAGSLVEHWKSVKAQQLYDQVFFSTMLLHPGS, from the exons ATGTCGGCGGGAGTGGAGTCTGGATTCTCGAGCGAGGAGGTGCTGAACAGCCGCTTCCCTCTCCACCGGGCGTGCAGGGATGGAGATGTCGGCGCCTTGTGCTCCCTGCTTCAGTGCACCTCCAACCCGGCTGACCTCAGCGTGGAGGACACCTTCTACGGCTGGACGCCCGTACACTGGGCCGCTCACTTCGGGAAG CTGGAGTGTGTGATGCGTCTGGTTCAGGTGGGATGTGGTGTGAACGCGGTGACCTCCAGGTTTGCTCAGACGCCCACTCACATTGCTGCATTTGGGGGCCACCCTAAGTGCCTGTTATGGCTACTGCAAGCTGGTGCAGACATTAACAGACAG GACTATGTGGGCGAGACGCCCATCCACAAGGCTGCTCGTGCGGGCAGTCTGGAGTGCATCAACGCTCTCTTGATTCAGGGAGCGAAAGCTGA TGTGAGGAATGCCAGTGGGCTGACTGCTGCCGACCTGGCCCACGCCCAGGGATTCCAGGAGTGTGCGGAGATTCTCTCCAATGCCCAGAACTTCCAACAAAACATGGTTCTGTCCCATAACGGGACTATTCTGAACGGCATGAGCCAGAATGGTGGCCACATCCAGGGACGCAGCTTCATGAATGGCGTCCCCAACAGAAAGAGGTCATTCGATGGCATGGAAGCAAACCCAGGGAAGAAGGCAAGACCTAACG GTATGAGCATGCCACCAGAAATGCTGAATGGGAGCAGGCCACTGGGTGGTGCTGGAGAGACCCAGATGGAGAGCATGAACATGGAGCTGATGGCAACTGTAACCTCAG TGGCAGGTGAAGGACCCTGCAAGGATCTTTGGTCAAATGGTCACAATGAACCGCAGCCTCCTCTCGGATTTGACGTGGCAGCAGAGATCCTCTACGGTGACTGGCCTGAGATCAACAGCTCTGCAGGCAGCCTGGTGGAGCACTGGAAGTCTGTTAAAGCACAGCAGCTGTATGACCAAGTCTTCTTCAGCACCATGCTCCTGCACCCCGGATCATAA
- the naxd gene encoding ATP-dependent (S)-NAD(P)H-hydrate dehydratase isoform X2, protein MPQHIQMFTFTLITLTLSLIATYVCLNRRVFERYYGLGSTSHSGMDDELLSLVKSIVPPLTSKKHKGQAGRIGIIGGCQDYTGAPYFAAISALKVGADLSHVFCTKDAATVIKSYSPELIVHPVLDSPNAVEEIEKWLPTLHGLVVGPGLGREDLLLKTAKEVIEKSKARDIPIVIDADGLWLVAQQPSVIQGYAKGILTPNLMEFTRLYEALHHEPMDSSDHQRNALQLSVAMGNLTLVLKGEQDLITDGSKVIWCSAEGSGRRCGGQGDLLSGSMGVLAHWAHAAAATGGVKSMNPSVVAAFGACSLTRQCNSQAFQRHGRSTTTSDMIPEIGSAFKKLFES, encoded by the exons ACATCCAGATGTTCACCTTTACCCtcatcacactcacactgtcGCTTATCGCCACATACGTCTGTTTGAACAGGAGAG TGTTTGAACGCTACTACGGCTTGGGGTCTACCTCACACAGCGGCATGGACGATGAACTCCTCTCCCTAGTAAAGAGTATAGTCCCTCCACTGACCTCCAAAAAGCACAAGGGACAAGCTGGACGAATCGGGATCATTGGAGGATGCCAAGA CTATACTGGAGCCCCATACTTTGCTGCGATCTCTGCATTGAAAGTG GGGGCCGACTTGTCTCATGTGTTCTGCACCAAAGATGCTGCGACTGTAATCAAGTCATACAGCCCTGAGCTCATAGTTCATCCTGTTCT GGACAGTCCTAATGCAGTGGAGGAGATTGAAAAATGGCTCCCGACACTGCATGGCCTTGTGGTGGGACCAGGTCTAGGGAGAGAAGACTTATTACTGAAAACAGCTAAG GAGGTGATAGAGAAGTCTAAAGCGAGAGATATTCCTATAGTCATCGATGCG gatgGATTATGGCTTGTTGCACAGCAACCATCTGTTATTCAAGGGTATGCCAAGGGTATCCTCACACCTAACCTAATGGAGTTCACCCGACTATATGAGGCACTG CACCATGAACCCATGGACAGTAGTGACCATCAACGCAATGCCTTGCAGCTCAGTGTAGCCATGGGCAACCTCACTCTGGTGCTAAAAGGAGAACAGGATCTCATCACAGATGGCAGTAAAG tgaTCTGGTGCAGTGCTGAGGGCAGTGGGAGAAGATGTGGTGGACAGGGCGACCTCCTGTCTGGATCTATGGGAGTGCTGGCTCACTGggctcatgctgctgctgcaaccggAGGGGTCAAAAG TATGAATCCTTCAGTGGTTGCAGCATTCGGAGCCTGTTCACTCACCAGGCAGTGCAACAGTCAAGCATTCCAGCGACACGGCAGATCCACCACCACCTCGGACATGATCCCGGAGATTGGCTCGgcttttaaaaagttatttgaaagttga
- the ing1 gene encoding inhibitor of growth protein 1 translates to MLNPTNGDPGHVVVNYVEEYLDLVESLPFDLQRSVSLMKEIDARYQDVLKELDDAYERYRRESDSVQRRKLQSSIQRALIRSQELGDEKIQIAGQMVELVENRTRQIDWHSELLLSSQEVPESQVPTATVMTTTAAAMTPTSSAAITPGKPSHLDKKRDEVTPGSGSADKSGGKRSRRQKNGETRESYGGVDQAEEAGVGASREKRAKTSSKKKKRSKGKSEREVSPPDLPIDPDEPTYCLCEQVSYGEMIGCDNDECPIEWFHFSCVGLHHKPKGKWYCPKCRGENEKTMDKALERAKKERAYNR, encoded by the exons ATGTTGAACCCGACCAATGGTGACCCAGGCCACGTTGTTGTGAATTATGTTGAGGAGTATTTGGACCTGGTGGAATCGCTTCCCTTTGACCTGCAGAGGAGTGTGTCGCTCATGAAGGAGATCGATGCCAGGTATCAAG ATGTTCTGAAGGAGCTTGATGATGCTTACGAACGGTATCGCAGGGAATCCGACTCAGTTCAGAGGCGCAAGCTTCAGTCATCGATTCAGAGGGCACTGATCCGCAGTCAAGAGCTCGGAGATGAAAAGATCCAGATTGCTGGTCAGATG GTGGAGTTGGTTGAAAATCGAACACGACAAATCGACTGGCACTCTGagcttctcctctcctctcaagAAGTCCCAGAGAGCCAAGTTCCCACAGCAACAGTCATGACAACCACGGCAGCAGCCATGACGCCCACTTCATCAGCCGCCATCACTCCAGGCAAACCCAGCCACCTCGACAAGAAGCGCGATGAAGTGACACCGGGCTCTGGTAGTGCGGACAAATCCGGAGGGAAACGCTCGAGGCGCCAGAAAAATGGAGAAACTCGCGAAAGCTACGGGGGTGTGGATCAAGCTGAAGAGGCGGGAGTGGGGGCGTCTCGGGAAAAACGTGCCAAAACATCctccaagaagaagaagcggtCAAAAGGAAAGTCTGAGAGAGAAGTGTCGCCTCCAGACCTGCCCATTGATCCAGATGAGCCGACGTACTGCCTGTGTGAGCAGGTGTCCTACGGCGAAATGATTGGTTGTGATAACGACGAATGTCCCATTGAGTGGTTTCATTTCTCCTGCGTCGGGCTCCATCATAAGCCCAAGGGAAAGTGGTACTGCCCTAAGTGTAGAGGTGAGAATGAGAAGACCATGGACAAGGCCTTAGAACGGGCCAAAAAGGAGAGGGCATACAACAGGTAG
- the naxd gene encoding ATP-dependent (S)-NAD(P)H-hydrate dehydratase isoform X4 produces the protein MDDELLSLVKSIVPPLTSKKHKGQAGRIGIIGGCQDYTGAPYFAAISALKVGADLSHVFCTKDAATVIKSYSPELIVHPVLDSPNAVEEIEKWLPTLHGLVVGPGLGREDLLLKTAKEVIEKSKARDIPIVIDADGLWLVAQQPSVIQGYAKGILTPNLMEFTRLYEALHHEPMDSSDHQRNALQLSVAMGNLTLVLKGEQDLITDGSKVIWCSAEGSGRRCGGQGDLLSGSMGVLAHWAHAAAATGGVKSMNPSVVAAFGACSLTRQCNSQAFQRHGRSTTTSDMIPEIGSAFKKLFES, from the exons ATGGACGATGAACTCCTCTCCCTAGTAAAGAGTATAGTCCCTCCACTGACCTCCAAAAAGCACAAGGGACAAGCTGGACGAATCGGGATCATTGGAGGATGCCAAGA CTATACTGGAGCCCCATACTTTGCTGCGATCTCTGCATTGAAAGTG GGGGCCGACTTGTCTCATGTGTTCTGCACCAAAGATGCTGCGACTGTAATCAAGTCATACAGCCCTGAGCTCATAGTTCATCCTGTTCT GGACAGTCCTAATGCAGTGGAGGAGATTGAAAAATGGCTCCCGACACTGCATGGCCTTGTGGTGGGACCAGGTCTAGGGAGAGAAGACTTATTACTGAAAACAGCTAAG GAGGTGATAGAGAAGTCTAAAGCGAGAGATATTCCTATAGTCATCGATGCG gatgGATTATGGCTTGTTGCACAGCAACCATCTGTTATTCAAGGGTATGCCAAGGGTATCCTCACACCTAACCTAATGGAGTTCACCCGACTATATGAGGCACTG CACCATGAACCCATGGACAGTAGTGACCATCAACGCAATGCCTTGCAGCTCAGTGTAGCCATGGGCAACCTCACTCTGGTGCTAAAAGGAGAACAGGATCTCATCACAGATGGCAGTAAAG tgaTCTGGTGCAGTGCTGAGGGCAGTGGGAGAAGATGTGGTGGACAGGGCGACCTCCTGTCTGGATCTATGGGAGTGCTGGCTCACTGggctcatgctgctgctgcaaccggAGGGGTCAAAAG TATGAATCCTTCAGTGGTTGCAGCATTCGGAGCCTGTTCACTCACCAGGCAGTGCAACAGTCAAGCATTCCAGCGACACGGCAGATCCACCACCACCTCGGACATGATCCCGGAGATTGGCTCGgcttttaaaaagttatttgaaagttga
- the naxd gene encoding ATP-dependent (S)-NAD(P)H-hydrate dehydratase isoform X1, which translates to MQANTTRGFLWSDVETRTLLNIWGEQDIQAALDGNFRNSFVYRDVSRRLGAMGFERTPEQCRVRIKSLKRQYLLAKEGNLRNNGQYHKICKFYDAMDGILSNRPALDPREFMDGGMGGEEAVDGLEEDGEDGQDVYSECTGECPYPAETEVKLEYPTIPIPIPVKVTVGNNSTSVRPHNSAQSTTNVPLRAPKRQRKRRANFPMEKLMEQFLEQSAQAEDNFYRMEEQRLQAEDRRREAEHARELHMLQMLGQMFSSISSSSTSSSSSARPGSASTPSKKASVPARTPVFSSASPACARGPSGHLRRPLPQTDCYSQQSQLLEPDPQALVFERYYGLGSTSHSGMDDELLSLVKSIVPPLTSKKHKGQAGRIGIIGGCQDYTGAPYFAAISALKVGADLSHVFCTKDAATVIKSYSPELIVHPVLDSPNAVEEIEKWLPTLHGLVVGPGLGREDLLLKTAKEVIEKSKARDIPIVIDADGLWLVAQQPSVIQGYAKGILTPNLMEFTRLYEALHHEPMDSSDHQRNALQLSVAMGNLTLVLKGEQDLITDGSKVIWCSAEGSGRRCGGQGDLLSGSMGVLAHWAHAAAATGGVKSMNPSVVAAFGACSLTRQCNSQAFQRHGRSTTTSDMIPEIGSAFKKLFES; encoded by the exons ATGCAAGCGAACACGACGCGGGGCTTCCTGTGGTCGGACGTGGAGACGAGGACCCTGCTCAACATCTGGGGGGAGCAGGACATCCAGGCGGCGCTGGACGGAAACTTCCGAAACAGCTTCGTGTACCGCGACGTCTCCCGGCGGCTCGGGGCGATGGGGTTCGAGAGGACGCCGGAGCAATGCCGGGTGCGCATCAAGAGCCTCAAGAGGCAGTACCTGCTGGCGAAGGAGGGCAATCTGCGCAACAACGGGCAGTATCACAAGATCTGCAAGTTCTATGACGCCATGGACGGCATCCTGAGCAACCGGCCCGCTCTTGACCCCCGAGAGTTCATGGACGGCgggatgggaggagaggaggccgTGGATGGcctggaggaggatggagaggatggCCAGGATGTTTACTCTGAGTGCACAGGGGAGTGTCCTTACCCTGCGGAGACTGAAGTGAAGCTGGAATACCCAACTATTCCCATCCCGATTCCAGTTAAAGTGACAGTGGGAAATAACA GCACCTCAGTGAGACCTCACAACAGCGCCCAGTCGACTACTAACGTGCCACTCAGAGCACccaagaggcagaggaagaggcgTGCGAACTTCCCCATGGAGAAACTGATGGAGCAGTTCCTGGAGCAGAGCGCCCAGGCCGAGGACAACTTCTACCGCATGGAGGAGCAGCGATTGCAGGCAGAGGACCGCCGCAGAGAGGCCGAGCACGCCAGGGAGCTGCACATGCTACAGATGCTTGGCCAGATGTTCTccagcatctcctcctcctctacctcctcctcctcctccgccaggCCCGGCTCCGCAAGCACTCCCTCCAAGAAGGCTTCCGTCCCTGCCCGCACGCCTGTGTTCTCCAGTGCCTCCCCGGCGTGTGCACGTGGCCCGTCGGGTCATCTCAGACGTCCTTTACCCCAGACAGACTGTTACAGCCAACAGAGTCAACTGTTGGAACCAGATCCCCAGGCATTAG TGTTTGAACGCTACTACGGCTTGGGGTCTACCTCACACAGCGGCATGGACGATGAACTCCTCTCCCTAGTAAAGAGTATAGTCCCTCCACTGACCTCCAAAAAGCACAAGGGACAAGCTGGACGAATCGGGATCATTGGAGGATGCCAAGA CTATACTGGAGCCCCATACTTTGCTGCGATCTCTGCATTGAAAGTG GGGGCCGACTTGTCTCATGTGTTCTGCACCAAAGATGCTGCGACTGTAATCAAGTCATACAGCCCTGAGCTCATAGTTCATCCTGTTCT GGACAGTCCTAATGCAGTGGAGGAGATTGAAAAATGGCTCCCGACACTGCATGGCCTTGTGGTGGGACCAGGTCTAGGGAGAGAAGACTTATTACTGAAAACAGCTAAG GAGGTGATAGAGAAGTCTAAAGCGAGAGATATTCCTATAGTCATCGATGCG gatgGATTATGGCTTGTTGCACAGCAACCATCTGTTATTCAAGGGTATGCCAAGGGTATCCTCACACCTAACCTAATGGAGTTCACCCGACTATATGAGGCACTG CACCATGAACCCATGGACAGTAGTGACCATCAACGCAATGCCTTGCAGCTCAGTGTAGCCATGGGCAACCTCACTCTGGTGCTAAAAGGAGAACAGGATCTCATCACAGATGGCAGTAAAG tgaTCTGGTGCAGTGCTGAGGGCAGTGGGAGAAGATGTGGTGGACAGGGCGACCTCCTGTCTGGATCTATGGGAGTGCTGGCTCACTGggctcatgctgctgctgcaaccggAGGGGTCAAAAG TATGAATCCTTCAGTGGTTGCAGCATTCGGAGCCTGTTCACTCACCAGGCAGTGCAACAGTCAAGCATTCCAGCGACACGGCAGATCCACCACCACCTCGGACATGATCCCGGAGATTGGCTCGgcttttaaaaagttatttgaaagttga
- the ube2al gene encoding ubiquitin conjugating enzyme E2 A, like isoform X2 — MSTPARRRLMRDFKRLQEDPPAGVSGAPSENNIMAWNAVIFGPEGTPFEDGTFKLIVEFTEEYPNKPPTVRFVSKMFHPNVYADGSICLDILQNRWSPTYDVSSILTSIQSLLDEPNPNSPANSQAAQLYQENKREYEKRVSAIVEQSWRDS; from the exons ATGTCCACCCCGGCCAGAAGGAGACTTATGAGAGACTTTAAACG ATTACAAGAGGATCCTCCAGCTGGTGTTAGTGGTGCTCCATCTGAAAACAACATCATGGCGTGGAATGCAGTCATTTTTGG CCCTGAAGGAACTCCCTTTGAGGATG GTACATTTAAACTAATTGTAGAGTTCACGGAAGAATACCCCAACAAACCCCCCACAGTACGATTTGTGTCAAAGATGTTTCATCCAAATG TCTATGCAGATGGAAGTATATGTTTGGACATCCTACAGAATCGTTGGAGTCCCACCTATGATGTATCTTCTATTCTTACATCTATCCAG TCTCTGCTTGATGAACCAAATCCCAACAGTCCGGCCAACAGCCAGGCAGCTCAGCTCTACCAAGAGAACAAGCGGGAGTACGAGAAGCGTGTGTCTGCCATTGTAGAACAAAGCTGGAGAGACAGTTGA
- the ube2al gene encoding ubiquitin conjugating enzyme E2 A, like isoform X1 produces MSTPARRRLMRDFKRLQEDPPAGVSGAPSENNIMAWNAVIFGPEGTPFEDGTFKLIVEFTEEYPNKPPTVRFVSKMFHPNVYADGSICLDILQNRWSPTYDVSSILTSIQCLSSHPQSLLDEPNPNSPANSQAAQLYQENKREYEKRVSAIVEQSWRDS; encoded by the exons ATGTCCACCCCGGCCAGAAGGAGACTTATGAGAGACTTTAAACG ATTACAAGAGGATCCTCCAGCTGGTGTTAGTGGTGCTCCATCTGAAAACAACATCATGGCGTGGAATGCAGTCATTTTTGG CCCTGAAGGAACTCCCTTTGAGGATG GTACATTTAAACTAATTGTAGAGTTCACGGAAGAATACCCCAACAAACCCCCCACAGTACGATTTGTGTCAAAGATGTTTCATCCAAATG TCTATGCAGATGGAAGTATATGTTTGGACATCCTACAGAATCGTTGGAGTCCCACCTATGATGTATCTTCTATTCTTACATCTATCCAG TGTTTATCTTCTCATCCTCAGTCTCTGCTTGATGAACCAAATCCCAACAGTCCGGCCAACAGCCAGGCAGCTCAGCTCTACCAAGAGAACAAGCGGGAGTACGAGAAGCGTGTGTCTGCCATTGTAGAACAAAGCTGGAGAGACAGTTGA
- the naxd gene encoding ATP-dependent (S)-NAD(P)H-hydrate dehydratase isoform X3 → MIRTVCLQLSAGRLRSRLVFERYYGLGSTSHSGMDDELLSLVKSIVPPLTSKKHKGQAGRIGIIGGCQDYTGAPYFAAISALKVGADLSHVFCTKDAATVIKSYSPELIVHPVLDSPNAVEEIEKWLPTLHGLVVGPGLGREDLLLKTAKEVIEKSKARDIPIVIDADGLWLVAQQPSVIQGYAKGILTPNLMEFTRLYEALHHEPMDSSDHQRNALQLSVAMGNLTLVLKGEQDLITDGSKVIWCSAEGSGRRCGGQGDLLSGSMGVLAHWAHAAAATGGVKSMNPSVVAAFGACSLTRQCNSQAFQRHGRSTTTSDMIPEIGSAFKKLFES, encoded by the exons TGTTTGAACGCTACTACGGCTTGGGGTCTACCTCACACAGCGGCATGGACGATGAACTCCTCTCCCTAGTAAAGAGTATAGTCCCTCCACTGACCTCCAAAAAGCACAAGGGACAAGCTGGACGAATCGGGATCATTGGAGGATGCCAAGA CTATACTGGAGCCCCATACTTTGCTGCGATCTCTGCATTGAAAGTG GGGGCCGACTTGTCTCATGTGTTCTGCACCAAAGATGCTGCGACTGTAATCAAGTCATACAGCCCTGAGCTCATAGTTCATCCTGTTCT GGACAGTCCTAATGCAGTGGAGGAGATTGAAAAATGGCTCCCGACACTGCATGGCCTTGTGGTGGGACCAGGTCTAGGGAGAGAAGACTTATTACTGAAAACAGCTAAG GAGGTGATAGAGAAGTCTAAAGCGAGAGATATTCCTATAGTCATCGATGCG gatgGATTATGGCTTGTTGCACAGCAACCATCTGTTATTCAAGGGTATGCCAAGGGTATCCTCACACCTAACCTAATGGAGTTCACCCGACTATATGAGGCACTG CACCATGAACCCATGGACAGTAGTGACCATCAACGCAATGCCTTGCAGCTCAGTGTAGCCATGGGCAACCTCACTCTGGTGCTAAAAGGAGAACAGGATCTCATCACAGATGGCAGTAAAG tgaTCTGGTGCAGTGCTGAGGGCAGTGGGAGAAGATGTGGTGGACAGGGCGACCTCCTGTCTGGATCTATGGGAGTGCTGGCTCACTGggctcatgctgctgctgcaaccggAGGGGTCAAAAG TATGAATCCTTCAGTGGTTGCAGCATTCGGAGCCTGTTCACTCACCAGGCAGTGCAACAGTCAAGCATTCCAGCGACACGGCAGATCCACCACCACCTCGGACATGATCCCGGAGATTGGCTCGgcttttaaaaagttatttgaaagttga